The Methanolacinia petrolearia DSM 11571 genome has a segment encoding these proteins:
- a CDS encoding YczE/YyaS/YitT family protein — protein MKRNTVLNFFVMTSGLFIMTLGIAVSAKAGLGTTPISCLPYVLSLAFPLTFGMFTFIINCFFVLFQYLILKERFESYQLLQIPLIFVFGVFTDYSMFLVSGLEITGYHWQWAFCLLSCVIVGLGVALLFKGNLLMMAGDALVRAVSQGTKFEFGSVKVGFDTSMVVIATIVSLIMFSAFNGVREGTIAAAVLVGLVVKFFVPRLSFMDKLFCENVSKDNISVNRN, from the coding sequence ATGAAAAGAAATACGGTCCTGAATTTTTTTGTCATGACTTCAGGACTTTTTATTATGACTCTCGGCATTGCCGTCTCCGCAAAGGCAGGGCTCGGGACGACCCCAATTTCATGCCTGCCCTATGTCCTGAGTCTCGCGTTTCCCCTGACGTTCGGGATGTTTACATTCATTATCAACTGTTTTTTTGTCCTTTTTCAGTACCTGATCCTGAAAGAGAGATTCGAATCATATCAGCTTCTCCAGATCCCCCTGATATTCGTATTCGGCGTGTTCACCGACTATTCCATGTTCCTGGTTTCAGGACTCGAAATTACGGGATATCACTGGCAATGGGCATTCTGCCTCTTAAGCTGCGTAATTGTCGGTCTTGGCGTCGCCCTGCTTTTCAAGGGAAATTTATTGATGATGGCAGGAGACGCCCTTGTTCGTGCGGTATCACAGGGGACTAAGTTTGAATTCGGGTCCGTAAAAGTCGGATTCGATACGTCCATGGTTGTTATTGCGACCATAGTATCGCTGATCATGTTCTCGGCATTCAACGGAGTTCGCGAAGGGACGATCGCCGCCGCTGTCCTGGTAGGTCTGGTCGTTAAATTTTTTGTGCCGAGATTGTCGTTTATGGACAAGTTGTTTTGTGAAAATGTTTCGAAGGATAATATTTCTGTAAACAGGAACTGA
- a CDS encoding mechanosensitive ion channel family protein, which yields MRSSALPFSYFIIVALIFASVIAIDLVTSGTISLFTPLLDTLGIILIILVAYTAGVAVLIHRIADDSSRFTAVRIFMTVLLGIGAFLALTAWIDDPKEIALTLGVIVGAVLIALRDFIQNMIGSLMVLVTGIFRIGDRIQIRGVYGLVMDIGVFRTTLMKLDPEAGDHPTGEIVTIPNGIIFKENVTNTTRHLSVVTDEIRITLPFSADLEKARDVLVGAIRKHTMEIEKRARDEISKLSEKKFLHSFDVEPVVNLQMSDNGIVFILKYFTTSKDRAALKTAIIRDVSATIPEIKDTGEN from the coding sequence ATGCGATCGTCAGCCCTCCCGTTCTCGTATTTTATTATCGTTGCTTTGATCTTTGCGAGTGTCATTGCAATCGATCTGGTCACATCCGGCACCATCAGCCTGTTTACACCGCTTCTTGACACTCTCGGAATTATCCTGATAATCCTCGTAGCATACACCGCCGGGGTCGCCGTTCTCATCCACAGGATTGCCGACGATTCGTCCCGGTTTACCGCCGTCAGGATCTTCATGACAGTCCTGCTTGGAATCGGTGCGTTCCTTGCACTGACCGCCTGGATCGACGACCCGAAAGAGATTGCCCTTACGCTGGGGGTTATCGTGGGTGCCGTCCTCATAGCTTTACGTGATTTTATCCAGAACATGATTGGGAGCCTTATGGTGCTGGTGACCGGAATCTTCCGGATCGGCGACAGGATCCAGATCCGTGGAGTCTACGGTCTCGTTATGGATATCGGGGTCTTCCGTACCACCCTGATGAAACTCGACCCGGAGGCCGGCGACCACCCGACAGGCGAGATTGTCACCATCCCCAACGGCATTATTTTTAAGGAAAACGTGACCAATACCACCCGCCATCTATCCGTCGTAACTGACGAAATAAGGATCACGCTTCCATTTTCCGCGGACCTGGAGAAAGCCCGTGATGTTCTGGTTGGTGCAATACGAAAGCATACCATGGAGATCGAAAAGCGTGCGAGAGACGAGATCAGCAAACTCTCGGAGAAAAAATTCCTGCATTCATTCGATGTGGAGCCTGTCGTAAACCTCCAGATGAGTGACAACGGGATTGTCTTCATCCTGAAGTATTTCACAACCTCAAAAGATCGTGCAGCTCTCAAAACCGCAATAATCCGGGATGTTTCCGCTACGATACCGGAAATCAAAGATACCGGGGAGAATTGA
- a CDS encoding HAD family hydrolase, with protein sequence MIDLIVNDHEIKDIELIIFDKDGTLFELYPYWATVARRRAENICKIIHEDDPSAIEWIASLMGVDYSGATMNPKGPIGVFNRDYIQDLLCRELNEKGYFIEINDIVDAFKEADIYISDDGVLKQSLVPVAGLVEFLKSIKGNCRCAIFSYDQTINLKHIVELMELEGFFSMLLGGDLLEYPKPSPWGAEKIMSELDISRENTILIGDSVNDIKSGRDAGCQKVITRRSEISDLDEISKITDLTISNYQNISVRQN encoded by the coding sequence ATGATAGATCTTATTGTAAACGATCATGAAATAAAAGATATCGAACTGATAATTTTTGACAAAGACGGCACTCTTTTCGAACTATATCCATACTGGGCAACCGTTGCACGAAGGAGAGCGGAAAATATCTGCAAAATAATCCATGAAGACGATCCTTCTGCGATTGAATGGATCGCTTCGTTAATGGGAGTCGATTACTCGGGTGCTACAATGAATCCCAAAGGCCCAATAGGGGTCTTCAACAGGGATTATATCCAGGACCTCCTATGCAGGGAGCTGAATGAAAAAGGATATTTCATCGAAATAAACGACATTGTCGATGCTTTTAAGGAAGCCGACATATATATCAGCGACGATGGAGTCCTGAAACAGTCTCTTGTTCCCGTTGCAGGGCTTGTGGAGTTTCTCAAAAGCATCAAAGGCAATTGCCGTTGTGCGATCTTCTCCTACGATCAGACGATTAACCTGAAGCATATCGTCGAATTAATGGAACTGGAAGGCTTCTTCTCTATGCTGCTTGGAGGGGACCTGCTCGAATACCCGAAACCCAGTCCCTGGGGCGCAGAAAAAATTATGAGTGAACTGGATATCTCCCGGGAAAATACAATTCTTATCGGGGATTCTGTCAACGATATAAAAAGCGGAAGAGACGCAGGGTGCCAAAAAGTGATTACCAGAAGATCCGAGATCTCCGATCTTGATGAGATTTCGAAGATTACCGATCTGACAATCAGCAATTATCAGAATATTTCTGTCAGGCAGAATTAA
- the rfbG gene encoding CDP-glucose 4,6-dehydratase, which yields MSSLSVFAGKKVFVTGHTGFKGSWLSIWLSKLEAEVYGYSLPPPTSPNNYSESGVAGLLEGETIGDIRNADILEESIRSADPDVIFHLAAQPIVRYSYDNPAETFEANVMGSVYLLDAVRKIGRPVSVIMVTSDKCYENTGQIWGYRENDMMGGHDPYSASKGAAEIAISSYRRSFFAPSELDRHGIGIASVRAGNVIGGGDWAEDRIIPDAVRALKEGKPLQLRNPGAVRPWQHVLESLSGYLTLAGKMMATNDPSLCSAWNFGPYTHDACTVAELVEKFYSGWGEGSVIDSGAYDGKQEARFLKLSIEKAIYQLRWHPGWSLDDAIRKTAYWYRNYKPLDHENNLNLCHEDIDSFMKNL from the coding sequence ATGTCGTCGTTGTCTGTATTTGCCGGAAAAAAAGTCTTTGTCACCGGGCATACCGGTTTTAAAGGTTCGTGGCTTTCGATCTGGCTCTCAAAATTAGAGGCGGAGGTCTACGGGTATTCTCTTCCTCCCCCCACAAGCCCGAACAATTATTCGGAATCAGGCGTAGCAGGTCTTCTCGAAGGCGAAACCATCGGCGATATAAGAAATGCGGACATTCTGGAAGAATCCATTCGCTCGGCAGATCCGGATGTGATCTTTCATCTTGCCGCCCAGCCGATCGTCCGGTACAGTTACGACAATCCCGCGGAAACATTTGAAGCAAATGTCATGGGGTCCGTTTATCTCCTGGATGCAGTAAGAAAGATCGGCCGCCCTGTTTCCGTAATTATGGTTACGAGCGATAAATGCTATGAAAACACCGGCCAGATCTGGGGGTACCGCGAAAATGATATGATGGGCGGACATGACCCTTACAGTGCAAGCAAAGGGGCTGCAGAGATTGCGATATCCTCATACAGGCGTTCTTTTTTCGCCCCGTCCGAACTGGATAGGCACGGAATCGGAATCGCATCGGTAAGAGCGGGAAATGTTATCGGCGGAGGCGACTGGGCTGAAGATCGTATCATTCCCGACGCCGTAAGGGCATTGAAAGAAGGAAAGCCTTTGCAGTTAAGAAACCCCGGCGCCGTCCGTCCCTGGCAGCATGTTCTCGAATCGCTCTCCGGGTACCTGACTCTTGCAGGAAAAATGATGGCAACAAATGATCCGTCGCTTTGTTCTGCATGGAATTTCGGGCCGTATACGCATGACGCCTGCACGGTTGCCGAACTCGTGGAAAAATTCTATTCCGGATGGGGCGAAGGGTCGGTCATCGATTCGGGTGCATACGACGGGAAGCAGGAAGCAAGGTTTTTGAAGCTCTCGATTGAAAAGGCAATATACCAGTTGAGATGGCATCCGGGGTGGTCTCTTGATGACGCAATACGGAAGACCGCCTACTGGTACAGGAACTACAAACCTCTCGATCACGAGAACAATCTTAACCTGTGCCATGAAGATATCGATTCTTTTATGAAAAATCTATAA
- a CDS encoding thiamine pyrophosphate-binding protein — protein sequence MIRVADYIAEFCVKIGSPDVFLVSGGGMMHMLDGLACNENINVICAHNEAAAAVMAEGYSRVKNNIGTLFVTTGPGGTNAVTGVVDAWVDSIPLLVLSGQAKRSQNVYNSGSPGLRSLGGQEVNILPIVKSFTKYSEMVNDPEKIRYHLEKAVYYAKTGRPGPSWLDVPLDVQAAMIDPEKLEPFVPESCDQDRSLLAGQVKVITELLKNSQRPVIIAGHGIRLAHAEEEFLRAVETLNIPVVASKLGQDLMDYDNPNYIGFGGTKGTRAGNFAMQNADLVLAIGSRLAIPFTGYDYELFAREAKKIAVDIDPVELNKNTIDLDIKVQADAKEFLEILLDELQKNPVSEKKEWRERCQSWKSRYPVITPEISCHQRPVCSYNLFDRLSDLLDKNGIIIADAGTVYCIISQVHHVKAGQRVITPAALGTMGLSLPLGIGAYFANPDAKIVAVTGDGSLQMNIQELQTVFHYRIPLKLFVVNNDGYVSIRNTQNSYFNGRFCGSNPASGVSCPDLKKIAYAYGIPYESLHDQDELDLRLPGIIDMPGPVICEVFTCPDQQIQPSVSSKVLPNGNMASMPLEDLWPFLPRDEFLREMIVKPVKYDDE from the coding sequence ATGATAAGAGTTGCAGACTATATCGCTGAATTTTGCGTCAAAATTGGATCGCCTGATGTATTTCTTGTCTCCGGGGGGGGCATGATGCATATGCTCGACGGTCTGGCATGCAACGAAAACATCAACGTTATCTGTGCACATAACGAGGCCGCCGCGGCGGTAATGGCCGAAGGCTACTCCCGCGTCAAGAATAATATAGGAACGCTGTTCGTAACAACAGGACCGGGAGGGACTAATGCGGTTACCGGAGTCGTGGATGCCTGGGTGGACTCAATTCCACTACTTGTCCTTTCCGGTCAGGCGAAGCGCTCGCAGAATGTATACAATTCCGGCAGCCCCGGGCTGCGGTCACTTGGAGGCCAGGAAGTAAATATTCTGCCGATCGTGAAATCATTTACAAAATATTCAGAAATGGTGAATGATCCGGAAAAGATCCGGTATCATCTTGAAAAAGCGGTATATTATGCAAAAACCGGACGGCCCGGCCCGTCATGGCTTGACGTACCTCTGGATGTCCAGGCAGCCATGATCGATCCTGAAAAACTCGAGCCGTTCGTACCTGAATCATGCGATCAGGACAGATCTCTTCTTGCCGGGCAGGTAAAAGTGATAACTGAGCTCCTGAAAAATTCCCAAAGACCTGTAATAATTGCAGGGCACGGAATCCGGCTGGCCCACGCGGAAGAAGAGTTCCTCAGGGCGGTCGAAACCCTCAATATACCTGTTGTTGCATCAAAATTAGGCCAGGACCTGATGGATTATGACAACCCGAACTATATCGGATTCGGCGGGACGAAAGGCACGCGGGCCGGCAATTTTGCAATGCAGAATGCCGATCTGGTTCTTGCGATCGGATCGCGTCTTGCCATTCCGTTTACAGGCTACGATTACGAACTCTTCGCACGCGAGGCAAAGAAGATCGCAGTCGATATCGATCCCGTTGAATTGAATAAGAACACCATCGACCTGGATATCAAAGTTCAGGCCGATGCCAAAGAGTTCCTGGAGATTTTACTGGATGAGCTGCAGAAGAACCCGGTTTCTGAAAAGAAGGAGTGGAGAGAGAGATGCCAATCATGGAAGTCCAGGTACCCTGTGATTACACCGGAAATTTCCTGCCATCAGAGACCTGTCTGCAGTTATAATTTATTCGACAGGCTCTCGGATCTCCTGGATAAGAACGGGATCATTATCGCGGATGCGGGTACGGTATACTGCATTATATCGCAGGTTCATCATGTAAAAGCAGGCCAGAGAGTGATTACTCCTGCGGCCCTGGGGACGATGGGGCTGAGCCTGCCACTGGGAATTGGTGCATATTTTGCGAACCCGGATGCAAAGATCGTTGCTGTTACCGGCGACGGTTCGCTCCAGATGAATATCCAGGAACTCCAGACCGTTTTTCATTACAGGATTCCTCTAAAGCTGTTCGTTGTGAATAATGACGGGTACGTATCTATCCGCAACACCCAGAACAGTTATTTCAACGGAAGATTTTGCGGTTCGAATCCTGCAAGCGGGGTCTCGTGCCCCGACCTGAAAAAGATTGCATATGCATACGGGATCCCCTACGAGTCCCTGCATGATCAGGATGAACTCGATTTAAGGCTTCCCGGGATAATCGATATGCCCGGGCCGGTTATCTGCGAAGTTTTTACCTGTCCCGATCAACAGATTCAGCCTTCGGTAAGCTCAAAGGTCCTGCCAAACGGGAACATGGCATCCATGCCGCTGGAAGACCTGTGGCCGTTCCTCCCCCGTGACGAATTTTTACGCGAGATGATTGTAAAACCGGTAAAATATGACGACGAATGA
- the rfbF gene encoding glucose-1-phosphate cytidylyltransferase yields the protein MKVVILAGGYGTRLSEETSIIPKPMVEIGGKPILWHIMKHYSYYGFNEFVVLLGYKGYIIKEYFSNYFLHHSDVTIDLEKNSIEILQNASEPWKVTLLDTGLATQTGGRILRAKNVINNEPFMLTYGDAVSDVDIKKLIDYHTSHKKLVTMTAVQPEGRFGTIDTGTDGKITSFVEKPPGDGAWINAGYMVCQPEVFGYLKEGDNTIFERSPLESLAGEGEIYSFQHRGFWKCMDTLRDKNQLEELWNSGKKPWAIWEKS from the coding sequence ATGAAAGTGGTAATCCTGGCGGGCGGATACGGCACCCGTCTTTCAGAAGAGACATCCATAATTCCAAAACCGATGGTGGAGATAGGCGGGAAGCCGATTCTCTGGCATATTATGAAGCATTACTCTTATTATGGCTTTAATGAATTCGTAGTTCTACTCGGTTATAAAGGATATATCATAAAGGAATATTTCTCCAACTACTTCCTTCACCACAGTGACGTGACAATCGATCTCGAAAAGAACAGTATCGAGATCCTCCAGAATGCATCCGAGCCATGGAAAGTTACGCTCCTGGATACAGGTCTGGCCACACAGACAGGAGGCAGGATCCTTCGTGCAAAGAATGTCATTAATAATGAACCATTCATGCTGACATATGGCGATGCCGTATCGGATGTCGATATCAAAAAACTTATCGATTACCACACTTCACACAAAAAACTGGTGACAATGACTGCCGTTCAGCCGGAAGGGAGATTCGGGACGATAGATACGGGAACGGACGGCAAGATTACAAGTTTCGTTGAAAAACCTCCAGGAGACGGCGCCTGGATAAATGCAGGATATATGGTATGCCAGCCGGAAGTGTTCGGTTACCTGAAAGAGGGGGACAATACCATCTTCGAACGCTCACCTCTCGAATCGCTTGCCGGAGAAGGGGAGATCTATTCCTTCCAGCACAGGGGATTCTGGAAATGCATGGACACTCTCCGCGACAAGAACCAGCTTGAAGAACTTTGGAATTCAGGGAAAAAACCCTGGGCGATCTGGGAAAAGAGTTAA
- a CDS encoding aldolase/citrate lyase family protein, translating to MILKDLEKELYSQLLVLRDEYGCEGIKSEFENEGSDFRDLILLRYLTAKAGLKLYIKIGGVEAFTDLKMAIHLNADGIIIPMVESEFALIKSINMVRDLIGDACTDFDIFINIETRSAVENLRPILSVLNDSFKGITIGRSDLSYSYGKKGEQDSDFTNEIVGNIVEIARECNINKITVGGGISRKTFNNEYLINNIIPELTNIETRNVILCADSINKPEALIFALDFERKYLNYKLEKNHLFMKMDEDRFETLMSRG from the coding sequence ATGATTCTTAAAGACCTTGAAAAGGAATTATACTCACAGCTGCTTGTCCTTCGTGACGAATATGGTTGTGAGGGAATAAAATCAGAGTTTGAAAATGAAGGGTCGGATTTTCGCGATTTAATTCTTCTTCGTTATCTTACCGCAAAGGCCGGGCTTAAATTATATATAAAAATCGGTGGGGTGGAGGCATTTACTGATCTTAAAATGGCGATACACCTTAACGCCGACGGAATAATTATCCCTATGGTGGAATCCGAATTTGCCCTTATTAAAAGCATAAATATGGTCCGGGATCTTATCGGGGACGCTTGTACCGACTTCGATATATTCATCAATATCGAGACGAGATCGGCGGTGGAAAACCTAAGACCGATATTATCCGTATTAAACGATTCATTTAAAGGTATCACCATAGGAAGATCGGATCTGTCGTATTCCTACGGCAAAAAGGGTGAACAGGATTCGGACTTTACCAATGAAATCGTCGGGAATATTGTAGAAATCGCCCGTGAATGCAATATAAATAAGATTACGGTAGGCGGCGGAATTTCCAGGAAAACATTCAACAATGAATATCTCATCAACAATATCATCCCTGAATTAACCAATATCGAGACAAGAAACGTAATCCTCTGCGCCGATTCGATCAATAAACCCGAGGCACTGATATTTGCCCTGGATTTTGAAAGAAAATACCTCAATTACAAGCTTGAAAAGAATCACCTTTTCATGAAGATGGACGAAGACAGGTTCGAGACACTGATGTCCAGAGGCTGA
- a CDS encoding LamG domain-containing protein, with amino-acid sequence MASGEPASEGSYISMSLDSLSWAQTSAAAAGLFTARIQFSVDAWVRFSGLPAHTVILGQENVFSFGNRASSIYFQFEGLDLILSDPGVSRLYDERWHYICATFDGSMVRLYIDGDFNTGQSCMGQVNTGTNPVRIGRGVQGLIKRVRIYNVVLDKDTVKSSMFGTPEAKTIFADFDFSVNKPLDRGPSSYPLSLQNNSSMIRISPALSLGTYGFARPLGDIEINPGGKQVDPYSVQAWIYISSKYNHIQAVFANCDLMEDTGMALYVRYDSDKSAYRLVSQRGSSGSSGQTLTSSGTIPVGAWTNVATTFDGINLNLYISGVLDSSMSCTPIPLYNQSGYILIGATIEEGDSSNTATLQGFIREVDVWSRALSAAEIENFMATSPDVNTSGLQGVYVFNNSPVRNQVNGNPVALAEGAVLFGQIESAPVSADRSYDDSIKVPDTGLDPDLMAKIRSELDFREFCENNRNAFDAAEEADVAAFDDPADKELVRKAWADVRDRLVNDPASLPFMVTEHKIDGERLLIVHRPAGSYVAYRAAEEDIDDCTMWRIKLIFIAIAGTLCAITGVAAKLTDRAIAYIRQILAVPEVITYLAAGAGISAYFIFEILKILYTAGMLKQLVLLVIDVGFWTLIQVVAKMFLMMACVGVEYARMISSFVATAATLAVAYANKPASCDPIPSVTLKSISFDYDPVGTAVDALTIRQNFSSNVSVPEWIPANKNPEDSPCAYALSLIEGKIPTIQVKLEIPKSTKHSVMIQATGGGILGAIDPVNANFKSGTSVTITLNLSHQTLAAGGVGRTDVTWNWQYRIDNNAWEVMAGTKHRVYITLDRPCNPWKQTSDRTDNQLPWTDVLDYACTWAAGAKSTDDILSKVTTKVNSGIGLVYDTNSGASVYTGMYSGTRCFLCTRFIDFLTKGKGNGKTVNCTDCATIVTTFANILGSDVMEAIMTSYPKALEGFSCNQIIAIGTTTWKVPFGRGFSFHEVAWTSAGFITNKIYDACLQYDTGSDPWGTGSHTAGLPLNVQFSMLQPVPDPFPLPNANNARYRERLAANTNAGIPKCLPKGAWPNTNSGRRPVI; translated from the coding sequence ATGGCTTCCGGTGAACCCGCCAGTGAAGGCAGTTACATATCGATGTCCCTGGATTCCCTGTCCTGGGCCCAGACAAGCGCAGCAGCGGCCGGTCTGTTTACTGCCCGGATCCAGTTTTCTGTTGATGCCTGGGTACGATTCAGCGGCCTGCCTGCGCACACTGTAATATTAGGCCAGGAGAACGTATTCTCTTTCGGTAACCGGGCAAGTTCAATCTATTTTCAGTTTGAGGGATTAGATCTCATTCTTTCTGATCCCGGCGTGTCGCGGCTTTACGATGAACGGTGGCATTATATCTGCGCAACTTTTGACGGTTCAATGGTCCGGCTTTACATTGACGGAGATTTCAATACCGGCCAGAGCTGCATGGGCCAGGTAAATACCGGTACTAACCCGGTCCGCATTGGACGTGGTGTTCAGGGACTTATCAAACGCGTACGGATTTACAATGTTGTTCTGGATAAAGATACAGTGAAAAGCAGCATGTTCGGTACTCCGGAGGCAAAAACAATTTTCGCCGACTTCGATTTCAGTGTCAACAAGCCTCTCGATCGCGGACCTTCGTCGTATCCGCTATCCCTGCAAAATAATTCCTCGATGATCAGGATCTCGCCTGCCCTCTCGCTTGGCACTTATGGCTTTGCACGGCCGCTTGGCGACATAGAGATCAATCCCGGCGGAAAGCAGGTCGATCCATATTCGGTACAGGCGTGGATCTATATATCGTCCAAATATAATCATATTCAGGCTGTTTTTGCCAACTGTGATCTGATGGAGGATACCGGTATGGCATTATACGTCCGATACGACAGTGACAAATCCGCTTATCGTCTGGTTTCCCAGCGTGGTTCATCCGGTTCAAGTGGTCAGACTCTTACATCTTCCGGTACAATTCCGGTAGGTGCATGGACAAATGTAGCCACGACATTCGACGGCATTAATCTTAATCTCTACATAAGCGGGGTATTAGACAGTTCTATGAGCTGTACGCCAATACCGCTGTATAACCAGTCTGGCTATATCCTGATCGGTGCCACGATTGAAGAAGGCGATTCTTCAAACACTGCTACACTCCAGGGTTTTATTCGCGAAGTGGATGTCTGGTCGCGTGCCTTAAGTGCCGCCGAAATTGAGAACTTCATGGCCACATCGCCTGATGTTAATACCTCCGGTTTGCAGGGCGTCTATGTCTTTAACAATTCCCCGGTACGCAATCAGGTGAATGGAAATCCCGTAGCTCTCGCCGAAGGTGCGGTCCTTTTCGGGCAAATTGAATCTGCTCCGGTCAGTGCCGACAGAAGTTACGATGACAGTATCAAAGTACCTGATACGGGTCTTGACCCGGATTTAATGGCGAAGATACGTTCCGAACTGGATTTTCGTGAATTTTGTGAGAACAACCGTAATGCCTTTGATGCCGCGGAAGAGGCTGATGTTGCGGCTTTTGACGATCCGGCCGACAAGGAGTTGGTACGGAAGGCCTGGGCCGATGTTCGCGACAGGCTCGTAAATGATCCGGCCTCCCTGCCGTTCATGGTAACGGAACATAAAATCGATGGGGAACGTCTTCTGATCGTCCACCGGCCTGCGGGCTCCTATGTGGCCTATCGTGCGGCAGAAGAGGATATCGATGACTGCACCATGTGGAGGATCAAACTGATATTCATTGCTATTGCCGGAACCCTGTGTGCAATTACCGGTGTCGCAGCTAAACTGACGGACAGGGCTATAGCATATATAAGACAGATCCTGGCTGTACCGGAAGTAATTACATATCTGGCTGCAGGAGCGGGGATCTCTGCTTATTTTATTTTTGAAATCCTGAAGATACTCTACACTGCAGGGATGTTGAAACAGCTCGTGTTATTGGTAATCGATGTCGGTTTTTGGACTCTGATCCAGGTGGTTGCCAAAATGTTTTTGATGATGGCATGTGTGGGTGTGGAGTATGCAAGAATGATATCATCCTTTGTTGCAACGGCAGCGACACTTGCTGTCGCTTATGCAAATAAACCGGCTTCTTGTGATCCGATTCCTTCCGTAACCCTGAAAAGTATCTCTTTTGATTACGATCCGGTCGGCACTGCTGTAGACGCACTGACTATCAGGCAAAATTTCAGTTCTAATGTCAGCGTACCGGAATGGATCCCCGCCAATAAAAATCCGGAAGATTCACCGTGTGCCTATGCCCTGAGCCTTATAGAAGGAAAGATTCCGACGATCCAGGTTAAACTCGAAATTCCGAAATCCACCAAACACTCTGTCATGATCCAGGCAACAGGGGGAGGGATCCTTGGTGCGATAGATCCGGTTAATGCCAATTTCAAGTCAGGTACAAGCGTGACGATCACACTGAATTTGTCTCACCAGACTCTTGCTGCAGGCGGAGTCGGGCGAACCGATGTAACATGGAACTGGCAGTACAGGATAGATAATAATGCATGGGAAGTTATGGCCGGCACAAAGCACCGGGTTTATATCACACTCGACAGACCCTGCAATCCCTGGAAGCAAACCTCTGATCGCACAGACAATCAGCTGCCCTGGACGGATGTACTTGATTATGCCTGTACCTGGGCCGCCGGGGCTAAAAGCACCGATGATATTCTGAGTAAAGTAACAACCAAAGTGAATTCCGGCATTGGTCTGGTGTATGATACAAATAGTGGCGCATCGGTCTATACCGGAATGTATAGCGGCACAAGATGTTTCCTGTGCACCCGGTTTATCGACTTTTTAACAAAAGGCAAGGGAAATGGAAAAACAGTCAACTGTACTGATTGTGCCACGATCGTCACAACCTTTGCCAATATCCTTGGCTCTGATGTCATGGAAGCGATCATGACCTCCTATCCTAAGGCTTTAGAGGGGTTTTCCTGTAACCAGATAATTGCAATCGGAACGACGACGTGGAAAGTTCCTTTTGGACGGGGTTTCAGCTTTCATGAAGTGGCCTGGACAAGTGCAGGGTTCATTACTAATAAAATCTATGATGCCTGCCTTCAATACGATACAGGTTCTGACCCCTGGGGGACCGGTTCTCATACTGCCGGCTTGCCGCTCAACGTACAGTTTTCCATGCTGCAGCCGGTGCCGGACCCGTTTCCTCTCCCCAACGCCAATAATGCACGGTACAGGGAGAGACTTGCCGCGAATACAAATGCCGGGATTCCGAAATGTTTACCCAAAGGCGCATGGCCAAACACCAATTCGGGGAGAAGGCCGGTAATATGA